A part of Numenius arquata chromosome 16, bNumArq3.hap1.1, whole genome shotgun sequence genomic DNA contains:
- the ALDH2 gene encoding aldehyde dehydrogenase, mitochondrial isoform X2, which produces MDASHRGKLLNRLADLIERDRAYLAALETLDNGKPYSISYLVDLDMVVKCLRYFAGWSDKFHGKTIPLDGDFFCYTRHEPVGVCGQIIPWNFPLLMQAWKLGPALATGNVVVMKVAEQTPLSALYVANLIKEAGFPPGVVNIIPGYGPTAGAAISSHMDVDKVAFTGSTEVGHLIQKAAAESNLKRVTLELGGKSPNIIMSDADMDWAVDQAHFALFFNQGQCCCAGSRTYVQEDIYHEFVERSVEKAKARVVGNPFDFKTEQGPQVDEEQFKKILGYISTGKREGAKLLCGGNPAADRGYFIQPTVFGDVQDNMTIAREEIFGPVMQILKFKTIEEVIERANDSKYGLAAAVFTKDLDKANYVSQSLRAGTVWVNCYDVFGAQAPFGGYKASGNGRELGEYGLEAYVEVKNVTIKIPQKNS; this is translated from the exons ATGGATGCTTCTCATCGGGGGAAGCTGCTGAATCGTCTTGCTGACCTGATCGAGAGGGACCGGGCTTACCTGGCG GCGCTGGAGACTCTGGATAACGGGAAACCGTACTCCATCTCCTACCTGGTGGATCTGGACATGGTAGTCAAATGTCTCAG ATACTTTGCAGGCTGGTCGGATAAATTCCACGGCAAAACGATCCCGTTAGACGGAGACTTCTTCTGTTACACAAGACATGAGCCAGTGGGAGTTTGTGGACAGATAATCCCA TGGAACTTCCCGCTGCTGATGCAAGCGTGGAAACTTGGGCCTGCCCTGGCTACTGGGAACGTGGTTGTGATGAAGGTGGCGGAGCAGACTCCCCTGAGCGCTCTCTACGTGGCTAATCTGATCAAAGAG GCTGGATTCCCACCAGGCGTGGTGAACATCATCCCCGGCTACGGGCCCACTGCAGGGGCTGCCATCTCTTCCCACATGGATGTAGATAAAGTGGCCTTCACCGGCTCCACGGAG GTTGGGCATCTGATCCAGAAGGCTGCAGCAGAGAGTAACCTAAAGAGGGTGACGCTGGAGCTCGGAGGAAAGAGTCCCAATATAATCATGTCTGATGCAGACA TGGACTGGGCTGTGGATCAAGCCCACTTTGCCCTCTTCTTCAACCAAgggcagtgctgctgtgctggatcCCGAACGTATGTCCAGGAAGATATATATCATGAGTTTGTGGAGAGGAGTGTTGAGAAGGCCAAGGCCAGGGTGGTTGGAAACCCGTTTGACTTTAAAACGGAACAGGGGCCTCAG GTCGATGAAGAGCAGTTTAAGAAGATCCTTGGTTACATTAGTACTGGGAAGCGTGAAGGAGCCAAACTGCTGTGTGGTGGCAACCCCGCTGCGGACAGAGGCTACTTCATCCAGCCAACTGTCTTTGGCGACGTGCAGGACAACATGACGATTGCCAGAGAGGAG ATATTTGGGCCAGTCATGCAGATTCTGAAATTCAAAACCATCGAGGAAGTCATTGAGAGAGCAAATGACTCCAAGTATGGCCTAGCAGCAGCAGTCTTTACAAAGGATCTCGACAAGGCAAACTATGTGTCACAGAGCCTGCGAGCCGGAACAGTCTG GGTAAACTGCTACGATGTGTTTGGCGCACAAGCCCCGTTTGGCGGCTACAAAGCCTCTGGGAATGGGCGAGAGCTGGGAGAATACGGTCTGGAGGCATACGTGGAGGTGAAGAAT gtgacAATCAAAATTCCACAGAAAAACTCCTAA
- the ALDH2 gene encoding aldehyde dehydrogenase, mitochondrial isoform X1 translates to MLRAAVSVSRLCRGPARLGAPFSAAASPIPAPNPRPDIACNKIFINNEWHDAVSKKTFPTINPATGEVICQVAEGDKADVDKAVKAAKAAFQLGSPWRRMDASHRGKLLNRLADLIERDRAYLAALETLDNGKPYSISYLVDLDMVVKCLRYFAGWSDKFHGKTIPLDGDFFCYTRHEPVGVCGQIIPWNFPLLMQAWKLGPALATGNVVVMKVAEQTPLSALYVANLIKEAGFPPGVVNIIPGYGPTAGAAISSHMDVDKVAFTGSTEVGHLIQKAAAESNLKRVTLELGGKSPNIIMSDADMDWAVDQAHFALFFNQGQCCCAGSRTYVQEDIYHEFVERSVEKAKARVVGNPFDFKTEQGPQVDEEQFKKILGYISTGKREGAKLLCGGNPAADRGYFIQPTVFGDVQDNMTIAREEIFGPVMQILKFKTIEEVIERANDSKYGLAAAVFTKDLDKANYVSQSLRAGTVWVNCYDVFGAQAPFGGYKASGNGRELGEYGLEAYVEVKNVTIKIPQKNS, encoded by the exons ATTTTCATAAATAACGAGTGGCACGATGCAGTCAGTAAGAAGACTTTCCCGACTATCAATCCAGCAACGGGAGAAGTCATCTGCCAGGTTGCTGAGGGCGATAAG GCAGATGTGGACAAGGCCGTTAAGGCAGccaaggcagctttccagctgggCTCGCCTTGGAGGAGGATGGATGCTTCTCATCGGGGGAAGCTGCTGAATCGTCTTGCTGACCTGATCGAGAGGGACCGGGCTTACCTGGCG GCGCTGGAGACTCTGGATAACGGGAAACCGTACTCCATCTCCTACCTGGTGGATCTGGACATGGTAGTCAAATGTCTCAG ATACTTTGCAGGCTGGTCGGATAAATTCCACGGCAAAACGATCCCGTTAGACGGAGACTTCTTCTGTTACACAAGACATGAGCCAGTGGGAGTTTGTGGACAGATAATCCCA TGGAACTTCCCGCTGCTGATGCAAGCGTGGAAACTTGGGCCTGCCCTGGCTACTGGGAACGTGGTTGTGATGAAGGTGGCGGAGCAGACTCCCCTGAGCGCTCTCTACGTGGCTAATCTGATCAAAGAG GCTGGATTCCCACCAGGCGTGGTGAACATCATCCCCGGCTACGGGCCCACTGCAGGGGCTGCCATCTCTTCCCACATGGATGTAGATAAAGTGGCCTTCACCGGCTCCACGGAG GTTGGGCATCTGATCCAGAAGGCTGCAGCAGAGAGTAACCTAAAGAGGGTGACGCTGGAGCTCGGAGGAAAGAGTCCCAATATAATCATGTCTGATGCAGACA TGGACTGGGCTGTGGATCAAGCCCACTTTGCCCTCTTCTTCAACCAAgggcagtgctgctgtgctggatcCCGAACGTATGTCCAGGAAGATATATATCATGAGTTTGTGGAGAGGAGTGTTGAGAAGGCCAAGGCCAGGGTGGTTGGAAACCCGTTTGACTTTAAAACGGAACAGGGGCCTCAG GTCGATGAAGAGCAGTTTAAGAAGATCCTTGGTTACATTAGTACTGGGAAGCGTGAAGGAGCCAAACTGCTGTGTGGTGGCAACCCCGCTGCGGACAGAGGCTACTTCATCCAGCCAACTGTCTTTGGCGACGTGCAGGACAACATGACGATTGCCAGAGAGGAG ATATTTGGGCCAGTCATGCAGATTCTGAAATTCAAAACCATCGAGGAAGTCATTGAGAGAGCAAATGACTCCAAGTATGGCCTAGCAGCAGCAGTCTTTACAAAGGATCTCGACAAGGCAAACTATGTGTCACAGAGCCTGCGAGCCGGAACAGTCTG GGTAAACTGCTACGATGTGTTTGGCGCACAAGCCCCGTTTGGCGGCTACAAAGCCTCTGGGAATGGGCGAGAGCTGGGAGAATACGGTCTGGAGGCATACGTGGAGGTGAAGAAT gtgacAATCAAAATTCCACAGAAAAACTCCTAA